In Saccharothrix syringae, the following are encoded in one genomic region:
- a CDS encoding DUF5914 domain-containing protein: MSIPLRRFAAKPWPEQEPTWRDARPALIEAALKRAVARPSGNWFVLAASREVTADRPFGRTVAGVEVVAWRSGSSVLAGPGSCPHLGAPLCDGAVHRGELVCRWHGLALGGRKFGGWSPYPAHDDGVLVWVRLDEVGGEEPLDAPVLPERPPAGSLDAVATVVGRCEPEDVVANRLDPWHGAWFHPYSFANLAVLETPTEQDDRFLVEVTFKLVGRIGVPVVAAFTCPEPRTVVMHVVAGEGAGSVVETHATPLAPGPDGSARTAVVEATIAYSDRPGFGKALPVAPVIRPLMRWAAARLWRDDLAYAERRYALRRVGRFPG; this comes from the coding sequence ATGTCCATCCCGTTGCGCCGGTTCGCCGCGAAGCCGTGGCCGGAGCAGGAACCCACCTGGCGGGACGCCAGGCCCGCGCTGATCGAGGCGGCGTTGAAGCGGGCCGTGGCCCGGCCGTCGGGCAACTGGTTCGTGCTGGCCGCCAGCCGCGAGGTGACCGCGGACCGGCCGTTCGGGCGGACCGTGGCCGGCGTCGAGGTGGTGGCATGGCGGTCGGGGTCGTCGGTGCTGGCCGGGCCGGGCTCGTGCCCGCACCTGGGCGCGCCCCTGTGCGACGGCGCGGTGCACCGCGGCGAGCTGGTGTGCCGGTGGCACGGCCTGGCGCTGGGCGGCCGGAAGTTCGGCGGGTGGAGCCCGTACCCCGCGCACGACGACGGCGTGCTGGTCTGGGTCCGGTTGGACGAGGTGGGCGGCGAGGAGCCGCTGGACGCGCCGGTGCTGCCCGAGCGGCCGCCGGCGGGGTCGCTGGACGCGGTGGCGACGGTGGTCGGGCGGTGCGAGCCGGAGGACGTGGTCGCCAACCGGCTGGACCCCTGGCACGGGGCGTGGTTCCACCCGTACTCGTTCGCGAACCTGGCGGTGCTGGAGACCCCGACCGAGCAGGACGACCGCTTCCTGGTGGAGGTGACGTTCAAGCTGGTGGGCCGGATCGGGGTGCCGGTGGTCGCCGCCTTCACCTGCCCGGAGCCGCGCACGGTCGTCATGCACGTCGTGGCGGGGGAAGGCGCGGGCAGCGTGGTGGAGACCCACGCGACGCCGCTGGCGCCGGGCCCGGACGGCTCCGCCCGCACCGCCGTGGTCGAGGCGACCATCGCCTACTCCGACCGGCCGGGGTTCGGGAAGGCGCTGCCGGTGGCGCCGGTGATCCGGCCGTTGATGAGGTGGGCGGCGGCCCGGCTGTGGCGCGACGACCTGGCTTACGCGGAACGGCGTTATGCCTTGCGCCGGGTTGGGCGCTTCCCGGGGTGA
- a CDS encoding phytoene/squalene synthase family protein, with protein sequence MSVESELDAAAVTDPVLRRAYQRCRELNAEHGRTYYLATRLLPRARRPAIHALYGFARWADDIVDEVHDGRTPAERAAQLSTVDERLAEGLAAGGSDHPVIAAVVDTARRYGIERSLFTDFMASMRMDLTVTSYATYADLARYVHGSAAVIGLQVLPVLGTCVPREEAEGPAAALGVAFQLTNFLRDVGEDLDRGRVYLPTEELAGFGVDRELLGWARRTGRTDPRIKRALEFQVARTRSVYRDAAPGIPMLAPQSRPCVATAYRLYGRILDLVERADYDVLSRRVTVSGGRRLVMALPALARAALSA encoded by the coding sequence GATCCGGTGCTGCGGCGGGCGTACCAGCGCTGCCGTGAGCTGAACGCCGAGCACGGCCGCACCTACTACCTGGCCACGCGCCTGCTGCCGCGCGCGCGGCGTCCCGCGATCCACGCCCTGTACGGGTTCGCCCGGTGGGCCGACGACATCGTCGACGAGGTGCACGACGGCCGCACGCCCGCCGAGCGCGCCGCCCAGCTGTCCACTGTGGATGAGCGGCTGGCCGAGGGCCTGGCCGCCGGCGGCAGCGACCACCCCGTCATCGCCGCGGTCGTGGACACCGCGCGCCGGTACGGCATCGAGCGCTCGCTGTTCACCGACTTCATGGCGTCGATGCGGATGGACCTGACGGTCACCTCCTACGCCACCTACGCCGACCTGGCCCGGTACGTGCACGGCTCGGCGGCGGTGATCGGGCTGCAGGTGCTGCCGGTGCTGGGCACGTGCGTGCCGCGCGAGGAGGCCGAGGGCCCGGCCGCGGCGTTGGGCGTGGCGTTCCAGCTCACCAACTTCCTGCGCGACGTGGGCGAGGACCTGGACCGGGGCCGGGTGTACCTGCCGACCGAGGAGCTGGCCGGGTTCGGGGTGGACCGCGAGCTGCTGGGGTGGGCCCGCCGCACCGGGCGCACCGACCCGCGGATCAAGCGCGCGCTGGAGTTCCAGGTCGCCCGGACGCGCTCGGTCTACCGGGACGCGGCGCCGGGCATCCCCATGCTGGCCCCGCAGTCGCGCCCGTGCGTCGCCACCGCGTACCGGCTGTACGGCCGCATCCTCGACCTGGTCGAGCGGGCCGACTACGACGTCCTGTCCAGGCGCGTCACCGTGTCCGGCGGGCGGCGGCTGGTGATGGCCCTGCCCGCCCTGGCCCGCGCCGCGCTGTCGGCGTGA